DNA sequence from the Salmo trutta chromosome 28, fSalTru1.1, whole genome shotgun sequence genome:
CACAGAGCTTTCTGACCAGTAATAACTAGTGTAAGGGCCAAATTCACCAGGGGTTGTCCTCAGGCTCCCAGCCCTCCAGCTCTCTGAGACAGAAGAAGCAGCAGGCCACATCAGGCTCGTTCACACTGGGGCAGTGGACAAACCCTGACGTCGCCATCTGCAAATACAGGTAACATGTTCAGAAAGAGCATCAACCTTTAACACACTGTTAAGTCACAATGGGGCAGCGGACAAACCATGCCTTTTTCCATCTGTAAATAGACACTGTCAAGTCACAAATATATATAACATAGGCCTATAGTCTGATGCCCATCAGGTGTGTATCAATGCCGGGTAGGAGGCTAAAATTTGAGCCCGATTTGTCCTGGTCAGGGAAAATTCCTGGAGATTAGGAGATAAGCATCAGGCTGTGTGATGGAGTTGTCTGGCTGTTTGAGGGTTAGCTGTAGGTACCCAACTGGCAACATGGTGCAGCCAGTGAATGTGTACCAGATGAAATGAGCCAATGCACCATTCTACTAGTAGACATTGATGTGGTCAGGGTTAAGCGTAGGTGACGTCACATGGTAGGCCAATCTCAatacagacaactttagcatttaaACTACTTTCTAGCTAAACCTACCCCTaggctaactaacattagccacctagcagTGCTCAATTCACATTTATTGATGCTCTCAATTTAAGTGTAGGAGAatcaatttttttaaatattaaagAGCCTATACTGAGCCTAAGTCTAGCTACTTCTGAAGCACATGCTGTGCCCTAGAAACTCCTATGtaaacattttaaatacattcattatgaGTGTTGATACAAATACCTGTCATTGAAATTAGTAATTTGTGAAATATTATGTTCCTACATTGTGTGAAATATGTTCCTACATTGtgtaaaaacattattttcctATTGAGTGTAATACATAAATGGTACACCGTCTATAAATACATCAGGTTTGTGATGACTTATAAAAAAAATCCAGATAGTTGTAATATAGTCAGTGCTCACAAAACATTCCTGTATGCACAGCAGATGGGACTCCGAaccacagccagttgtgatacaacctggaatcgaaccatgGTCTGTATTGACATCTCTAGCAatgagaagcagtgccttagaccacctagctaacttaagcaacaaattggaattcgtaacatattatgaattacaattcgtaaCACACGAGATGGATGACAGCGGcaacaaatgaatacatatcAAATtgaaacatatcatactaaatgagGGAGACAGATTTAAGTGTACCATGTTACATCTACCCGAGTCTAGGTTGGTTGTGTGGCTGTTTGAGAGTTAAGCAACGTGGTAGCATTGTAGGGGCCTGACTATGTGGTGTGGCTGTGTCAGGGTGAAGTAACATGGCAGGGAGCTGTCACCACACAGTTTATCACcagaagcagagggagaggaaagggtcAAGGGAGGACTGAAGAAAATGCACCAGACAAAACAAAATCTAGCACCTGCTTAACAGTAAATCTCCACGTCACATTGGACACATACATCCCCTGGACGGCCAGGAAGGGCTCAAAAGTAATCACAGCAGTTTACGCAAAAGCCTTAACGTGTAACCGCTTTAATAAAAGTCCAACAAATATCATCCAATGGAGAAGTCCAAAGTGTAACTAGGATCTGTCTAGGGCAATTCTGTGTGTGACAGAATTGCCCAAGACTGGTCCAGTTATGATTCAAAGCTAGGGGCATCATGAGTAGGTTGTTGGATCATAATCAACCTGCACAATCAGGGACTTATTGAAGAGGGTCAGGGTTTTATCTATGTAGCTGTCAGAAGGCTGATTCGTGTctacgtaaaaaaaaaaatataggaTTATTTCTCTCCTGTAGAAAATAAGTGCTTGCCCTATATTATATGCCCTCTCTCCCTGCCCGTCATTTCCCAGTTAGGTCTGGTCAGAATGACATTCATTGAAATGTAAGGTATCAGGTGACCCTACTCCAGTCAGACGCTAACAGCTTTAGCGCCTATTGGCGAGGGAGTTTTGTTAAGCGCCCTGACGCTTGCTCTAAAATTAACACTGCAGTACGGTTTTGGAAACAGtgagaaatatatatttaaaaaaataaaaatactacacacctttatagggttagtgttcccacaagGCCACATCTCCATGTTATATTGCTTATTTACAGAAGACATAGATGGCTACCTGTGTTAACGAGCCatctagcatgctccgaacacctgttTGTAATCTTAACTAGGGAGGAAGTTTAGTTTCTCAACTGGAGGCACACAGTTTGTGGAGCTGTGCAAAATTGCTGCAAGAAGTGGGTCTTTATTTGAAAGACATGAAATGGGCATATCAGCATATGTTTCAAAAACCAGTTTGAAAGCAATGATTGACATTTCTAAACATTAAAACATGGCGTTGGAATTGTAGTTCACATGGAGGCAACAGCGAGGAAATGTAACTACCGAACACCCCACATACAGAGAAAGGTTTGAGAGCTACAGGTGACTCCAGTATCCTCACTGACAGGAAACATTGTGCGATACTGAATGGTGGTTTCTTCATCTTACCATTTCAGGTGTGCATTGACATTCCTCACGAAAAGGCCAATCGGCAAAGCTCTGGAGTCGCATATCATAACTGTACATCTTGTTGTAGGAGTAAAACCGCGCACTCAAATCGTTTAGACTGGTCATAGCCTCGAGGAAGGGAAGCAACCTTTTCAGCTTGAGAATGATGTTGGATATATACAGGTGTGGCCCACAAGACACTGATTGTGAGCAACAGGGGATTCCAAATGTTGAAGGTCAGGGTATTTTGTAGGTTTTAGTTACGGACACTACTTTTCACTCATTAGCTGAGACTATTCCTTGTACTCCTAGGCTAAAACTGCAAAAATATTGAGGCCAAGAAATACACAGGTGAAAGACTAGAAGTAGTGAATTACTTCAATCATGTGACTTGGAACTGTGAGCTTATTGGTCCGTTTGAATTAATTGTTTAATTGTTTGTGTACTCTGATTGATTTCAGGTAGGACACTGAATGCTGTGCATCTCCACCTGGGTCTTTACTAGTTAAAGAGAAAATCCACTCAAAATACTGTCTTTTGTTAtgtttttcattagtccactgttgatgcatgtcagcagtcaattTTTTAAGATATTGTACTTCATAAAGCAAAGTGTCACCGGCCACATCGTGATGATGatgcacagccacaaagtcataataaTGGCTAAACCCCacccatttctacaatttatcttcctaaattagattttaaacctaaccttaaccaaactGCTAAACTTAtgcctaacccaaaccttaaattaagaccaaaaagcatttTTTTGGGCCATTATTGACTTTGTAGCTGTGGAATctaactttgtggctgtgttatctagtcgAAACACCCCCACCTGTTTCCCACAAAATTGTGACGCATTCCCTGTTCTACACCCCCATATCCCACACTCATAAACTGAAAACATAACTTGTATACAATTAATTGGTTAGAGAGAGGTCTCAAATATCTCTTTCATTTTTTAGAATCGTGGCAAAGTTGGTTCCTGTGTCAGTCACATCTTTAGCCACCTTCctgtgggtcaaacaaaaacaccctaatAAATGGTTAACAGATattgcctcccacaatgcaggtgatGGCTGAATGGTGCAGTTGGTGAGAAGCAACTGCAGTGACTTGAAGGCGACTTTATAAAAACCTGCATGTCCTTTGATCACATGATgtttgtaaagttcatgcagtcgaCATGTTGGGCCATTTCTTTAACCATAATACAACAAACTTTGAAAGACGGTGACCAACGATGGACTAGACAAAAGTGATCCACTCGAACGTACTTATTGTGGCCAAATTAGGTCTATAGAGCTAGGGAGGAGTCTGGCTAACACTCGTATATAATGAGGAGGTGGTTTTGTATCCACCATAGCAAAGGGAGTTTTTGTCCCAAATGCAGGAAGGCAGGCAGTCTGCTTATCGGTCTGCTAATTAAagagcgactgcccctaaaaagcaaCTTCTCGTTTTGAAAACGGCCTATGTAGCATcgattctagtgtcaaaattggctacaaagtttaaataggataattttggtcataaagtcagtctcaccCGAAACAGAGATTTGTGAGATGATAGGAAAAAATGGTATGTAACAGAATGATGGTTACCCTAACACCTGCCCACAGCACCAAAATAATCATCAATTCGGAGCGCAGCTGCACACTACCCAATCATAATGCCCTTGGTCAATTTGTTTTTAATATTCGATATCCATATGGGGCTAGTTAGagaccatcagtaaattacacaatgtacgtGGGACAATATCATTTATTTTCAATAGTTCTACATTTAAATGACGTAATAAAAAACTCAAACTATATTGAAATTGCAGAAATCCatatacacattttaaaaataatttattgagacaactaaaagatgtgcaacatgaaagtattgtcccatttacattgtgcaatatatttttttatttatctaggaaagtcagttgagaacaaattattattttacaatgatggcctaccctggccacaccctcccctaacccggacaaccctataggactcctgatcacggccggttgtgatacagcccatcatcgaaccagggtctgtagtgacacccctagcacagagatgcagtgccttagactgctgcgccactcgggagccttattgacggtccctaactagccccagagATAGACTATCCAATGTCAAACCAACCACAgtcacacaccagccagctgaagCTAACTATTGAATGAAGTTGGCTagcaccagagaggaagaggaagagagaggccaAACTCGCCagaaaatctgtctccctccagcagatggtgttttttcattgtttcacccaccaagcaaggagttttgtatggaggtcaaagAAAGAATGTCAAATTTTGTCAACAAATTTGTgttatggcttatttgctacgtgaagTTTATCTGGTTGAATATACATTTCGTATTGCTTAAGTTGTTacaagtgtactgatataagtaggacatgtGACATCccggctaggccactccaggaccttaatgaccttaatgtgcttcttcttgagccactcctttgttgccttggccgtgtgttttggatcattgtcatgctggaacacccatccacgacccattttcaatgccctggctgagggaagaaggttctcacccaagatttgacgtcCATCGtacctttgatgcggtgaagttgtcctgtccccttagcagaaaaacacccccaaagcataatgtttccacctccatgtttgacagtggagatggtgttcttggggtcataggcagcatttctcctcctccaaacacggcgagttgagttgatgtcaaagagctccattttggtctcatctgaccacaacactttcaccagttgtcctctgagtcattcagatgttcattggcaaacttcagacgggcatgtatatgtattcttgatcagggggaccttgcgggcgctgcaggatttcagtccttcacggcgtagtgtgttaccaattgttttcttggtgactatggtcccagctgccttgagatcattgacaagatccccccgtgtagttctgggctgattcctcaccgttctcatgatcattgcaactccacaaggtgagatcttgcatggagccccaggccgagggatattgacagttcttttgtgtttcttccatttgcgaataatcacaccaaatgttgtcaccttctcaccaagctgcttggcgatggtcttgtagcccattccagccttgtgtaggtctacaatctgtccctcacatccttggagagctctttggtcttggccatggtggagagtttggaatctgattgattgattgcttctgtggacaggtgtcttttttacaggtaacaagctgcggttaggagcactccctttaagagtgtgctcctaatctcagcttgttacctgtataaaagacacctgggagccagaaatctttctgattgagagggggtcaaatacttatttccctcattaaaatgcaaatcaatttataacatttctgacatgcgtttttctggatatttttgttgttattctgtctctcactgttcaaataaacctaccattaaaattataaactgatcctttctttgtcagtgggcaaacgtacaaaatcagcaggggatcaaatacttttttcccccactgtatattgtCAGTATAGCCATAATCTTTGTTAGCACTAGCTAGCCAAGGCGACTTCAAGGCACAGTACCTTGTTATGTAGACGGGTCTGTAACTGTGTACTGTTTTGGCAGAGTCAATGTACAAACGCTTTCCACATGTGAACACACACATAAGAGAcactctaaccccccccccccccccccaaaaaaaagattgtTTGGCTTCAGTCATTACCGCTGCATATCttaatgaacaaaacaaaaaacaagaaagTTCAGTCCCCCTTTAAGCAGACCGATAAGCAGAATCTGTGTATTCCTGAGTGGACAGATTTTGAGAGAATGAACGCTCTTGCTTCGCTTCTTCCTCTCTGCTGACATCGAACTCAAAGTCACGTGAGTCGAGTCAGCCAGGGGATAGCCTAATgcttcgatcacaccgacagcgtcattgcattttggtacaccagaaatacattaatttccaatgaaagccctgcgtttgccttgcagcattgcattgCAGAGGAATTTGCAGTGTGTTCTGTATGGTGTATATGTTGGATTTATAGAACGTATGggtcaaactgtatgcgtagacggcttgacagaaatggtagcagaaggtgaatgttgaactgttgttacacacatatccagatgatgatGCGGACCATTTAGCGCAAAAACACTATTGGTGTGATCAAGGCTTAAATGTAGTCAAGCTCTGCAGCGCCCTCGACCAGAACAGCTAGCCTAAACGTTGAGGTGTAATGGAGGTATGTAGGCTAAAGGTTGTTTCATACACATTTTCATAATGATCATCACTGATAACGCCACATATTCAATATTCTATTGCTAAATTGGCTAAAAACACATGATCTTCTCGTTCCATGCAGTAGGCCTAGGCTCTGACTGGGTAAATTCAGCTAATAAGGTACATGCTTATTTTTGGAACAATGGTCATATGGGGCTCCAAGCAATGCAATGGCTCTGAATAGGAAAATGAAAGATGCTGCTCCCTCTTTTGGACAGCACAGGTAAGTACTAGTGAGCCTGTACCAATACTGTAGCAGCCAATTGACTTGAATCTTGAATAAGGCATTTGTCCCCATTCATAAACACATGAAACCACATTTCCACATGTCCATAGGACATCCATTGCTAAGAAGGGATACATGATAGCCACCTTTTTGGAACAATGTATTTTCCTCACAGCCTGGTGCACTATTCAAAAAGGAATACGGACTGATGAAATAAAGGCAGGCGTTCTCCAATAGTAGCCTACATCATAGAAACTCAACCCCAGGTGAGTGATTTTATTATACTATATTTATCATAGTCTgccctataaacacacacataaacagatTACATTGAGGGGTTGATGAAACAGATGAATCCTATTCCTGACTTTCACATGATCACAATAGTTATTGTGAAAACCTGCATTTTCAGAGATTCACAGAATTGTGTTATGGTATATACTTCAGTCAGAATCAACATTTGAAACAAGAGCTCAGAAACGTCACGAGACAGGTTACCCGCCCACCGTCGTAACTTAAGATGTATCCTATCTTCCTAGTCAGTTTAACTGGGGGTGCACATAAAACGTAACGTTATAGGGATAGGGTTAAAGGTCAGAGAAATGGCACTCAGCTTTAATGGTTTGTGGTATGAACGGTTTATTACTGAGAGGTAAGGACAGTTGTAGCCCCTGTGTCTCTACTGTAACACTATCCCCCGACTCTCGGCTGGTGAAAAGTGCTTACTGCTTCAAATGGTCTGCCCCTCTGCCCCTCTGCTGGACGGAGACAACCTGGGCCCTTCCCCCTCTGCCCCTCTGCTGGACGGAGACAACCTGggcccttccccctcctcccctctgctgGACGGAGACAACCTGGGCCCTTCCCCCTCTGCCCCTCTGCTGGACGGAGACAACCTGGGCCCTTCCCCCTCTGCCCCTCTGCTGGACGGAGACAACCTGGGCCCTTCCCCCTCTGCCCCTCTGCTGGACGGAGACAACCTGGGCCcttccccctccacccctctgcaGGAGGGAGACAACCTGGGCCCTTCCCCCTTTGCCCCTCTGCTGGATGGAGACAACCTGGGCCCCTCCCCCTCTGCTGGATGAAGACAACCTGGTCCCTTCCCACTCTGCCCCACTGCTGGCCGGATGCAAACTGGGCCCCTTGGATAGAGCAGTGTTttccaatcctggtcctggggacccaaagaggtggtcatttttgtttttgcccttgCACTCACACACCTGGGGTGTATCACTAGAGAACCAAACAGATCCAAACGGAAGCAACCGAAGCAAATGGAATGAAACGGGAGAGACCTACCTGATTTTGTCCAACGGTTTCCGTTGCGAAAAAGTTTTGTAACTGTTTGGTACAGTCTTCTTCTAATGAATACATACACCCCtgattcaaatcaaagttttGATTATGAGTTGATTAGTTTAATCAAGTGTGTGAGTGCTAGAGAAAAAACTAAAAAGTGCACCCCTTTGGCTCCCCAGGAACAGGAAAACACTGGGGTAGAGGACTGGTGTGAGAATGCACCACTAAAAGTCTGAtaaaatcccccccaaaataatttgTGACATGCGccaatacaaaaggtgtagactactgtgaaatgcttactttcgagccctttcccaacaatgta
Encoded proteins:
- the birc5b gene encoding baculoviral IAP repeat-containing protein 5.1-A, whose amino-acid sequence is MTSLNDLSARFYSYNKMYSYDMRLQSFADWPFREECQCTPEMMATSGFVHCPSVNEPDVACCFFCLRELEGWEPEDNPWSEHIKRSPNCGFLAMKKDFGELTVAEFYHLEQERLRIYIRKTIHLKIANFRDEVEKTVNYMRMLFDSESVM